A single window of Granulicella mallensis MP5ACTX8 DNA harbors:
- a CDS encoding DUF2239 family protein, whose protein sequence is MSASPSLQVTAFEGNRCIASGPLASVAEKIKEVLARGEAASVLVFDDQTGSQVDLNLRTLSEAAQGMPTPLIAPEPLESRNAGRPRLGVVAREVTLLPRQWEWLGQQQGGASATLRKLVDQARRENAGEEKIRAAREALYRFMTAMAGNAPGYEEALRALFAGDVHRFSILTSDWATDVRKHVGKLAPAAFGYAPSPLDVVIPLTKREAVLRAFGTAEVQSIERITNGASGAGVFKVKANQVDYLLRIEGPPDGLRDPARQYACLKIAAEAGVAPRLVYADAESGVAVTDFIAPDSASVERSKADSLRRIVTAVRSLHDAPLFPELVDYLDGVDTLIRSCMETGILPKRAIETHRKFYGELAAAYPRKNLDLVSSHNDLNPGNVLFQKERVWLVDWESAFAADRYVDLAAIANFFTTEENEKELVLESYFGAALNDLHRARFFLMQQANRMFYAMVVLNFVAAAEPAIKLTAAGMKGIRWSEVRGEMARINTTETKVRFAGALLNEALLAFQSPRFSQAVAQVKGSSKRRGA, encoded by the coding sequence GTCACAGCTTTTGAAGGCAACCGTTGTATCGCATCGGGCCCGCTGGCAAGCGTTGCGGAGAAGATCAAGGAAGTGCTTGCTCGCGGAGAAGCAGCTTCAGTGTTGGTCTTCGACGATCAAACGGGCTCCCAGGTAGACCTGAACCTTCGTACGTTGTCAGAGGCAGCACAAGGGATGCCAACGCCTCTGATCGCCCCTGAACCCCTCGAGTCTCGAAATGCCGGGCGGCCGAGACTGGGTGTCGTCGCGCGAGAGGTAACTTTGCTGCCTCGGCAGTGGGAGTGGCTGGGGCAGCAACAGGGAGGGGCCTCCGCGACGCTGCGAAAACTGGTCGACCAGGCACGCCGTGAGAATGCGGGCGAAGAAAAAATCCGAGCGGCACGCGAAGCTCTTTACCGTTTCATGACGGCCATGGCGGGGAATGCTCCTGGGTACGAGGAGGCATTGAGGGCACTATTCGCCGGTGATGTCCATCGTTTCTCAATTCTGACTTCCGATTGGGCGACAGATGTACGCAAGCACGTCGGGAAGCTGGCCCCGGCCGCTTTCGGTTATGCCCCCTCACCGCTTGACGTTGTCATTCCACTCACGAAGCGCGAAGCCGTTCTTCGCGCATTTGGCACCGCTGAGGTCCAATCGATCGAGCGGATTACGAATGGGGCGTCAGGCGCAGGTGTATTTAAAGTCAAAGCCAACCAGGTCGATTACCTGTTGCGAATCGAAGGGCCACCGGATGGCTTGCGCGATCCTGCACGGCAATACGCCTGCCTGAAGATCGCCGCCGAAGCCGGTGTGGCGCCGCGTTTGGTGTATGCCGATGCGGAGTCCGGAGTGGCCGTCACAGACTTTATCGCGCCGGACTCCGCCTCAGTCGAAAGATCGAAGGCCGACTCCTTGCGAAGGATCGTAACGGCTGTTCGGAGCTTGCACGATGCACCGCTGTTTCCTGAGCTGGTCGATTATTTGGACGGTGTCGACACGCTGATCCGCAGCTGTATGGAGACCGGCATTCTGCCGAAGAGAGCTATTGAGACGCATCGGAAGTTTTATGGCGAACTGGCCGCTGCCTATCCCAGGAAGAATCTTGATCTGGTCTCCAGCCATAACGATCTCAATCCCGGCAATGTCTTGTTCCAAAAGGAGCGAGTCTGGCTCGTGGACTGGGAGTCGGCGTTTGCCGCAGACCGGTATGTGGACCTGGCGGCCATTGCCAATTTCTTTACGACGGAGGAGAACGAGAAAGAGCTTGTGCTGGAAAGCTATTTCGGCGCTGCGTTGAACGATCTCCATCGAGCCCGCTTCTTTCTAATGCAACAGGCGAACCGCATGTTTTACGCCATGGTCGTGCTGAACTTCGTCGCTGCCGCGGAGCCGGCGATAAAGCTGACAGCGGCCGGCATGAAGGGAATAAGGTGGAGCGAGGTTCGCGGGGAGATGGCCCGGATCAACACGACCGAAACCAAGGTGCGCTTCGCCGGTGCTTTGTTGAATGAGGCATTGCTGGCCTTCCAGAGCCCCAGGTTTAGCCAGGCAGTTGCGCAGGTAAAGGGCAGCAGTAAACGACGCGGAGCTTAG
- a CDS encoding HEAT repeat domain-containing protein, with protein MNPFLSSLRSSILMVGLSTLALAPLSIRAQEAPAKPADTSNSTDSSPAATTPHLNNTETAWSMLDTALNGIKDEKHSDLRTQALAALGTMGTNARAGHLIADAMNDPDLDVRTAAVLAAGQTKNRALMSNLRDKLNDKEPQVAFAAALTLSKANDHSGEDILMDVVDGDRKANSGLINGTMHTMSKDLHNPSAIAKIGALQGASMLLGPFGIGITAYEYVRKNGGESAHVIAITELSKTRSGSLRDLFVKALGDKDPAVRAAAAKALGDYHDKATASSLLDVFQDSKAPVRLTAAAAYLRSTGVRATAQASATETKQ; from the coding sequence ATGAACCCTTTTCTTTCCTCGCTCCGATCCAGCATCCTTATGGTTGGGCTATCCACTCTTGCACTCGCTCCGCTGTCCATCCGCGCCCAGGAAGCTCCCGCGAAACCGGCCGACACCAGCAACTCCACGGACTCCAGCCCCGCTGCGACGACCCCGCACCTGAACAACACAGAGACCGCCTGGAGCATGCTCGACACCGCTCTCAATGGCATCAAGGATGAAAAACACTCCGACCTCCGCACCCAGGCCCTTGCTGCCCTTGGGACTATGGGCACGAATGCTCGGGCCGGGCATCTGATCGCCGACGCCATGAACGATCCCGATCTCGATGTCCGCACCGCCGCCGTTCTCGCCGCCGGCCAGACCAAGAATCGCGCCCTGATGAGCAATCTGCGCGACAAACTCAACGACAAGGAGCCGCAGGTCGCCTTCGCCGCGGCTCTTACGCTCTCCAAGGCCAACGATCACTCTGGAGAGGACATCCTGATGGACGTCGTCGACGGAGACCGCAAGGCCAACTCCGGCCTCATCAACGGCACCATGCACACCATGAGCAAGGATCTACATAACCCCTCCGCCATCGCCAAGATCGGCGCGCTCCAGGGAGCCTCCATGCTGCTTGGCCCCTTTGGCATCGGCATCACGGCCTATGAGTATGTCCGCAAGAATGGCGGCGAATCCGCTCACGTCATCGCCATCACAGAGCTCTCCAAGACACGGTCAGGATCTCTCCGCGATCTGTTCGTGAAGGCTCTCGGCGACAAGGACCCCGCCGTCCGTGCCGCAGCGGCAAAAGCTCTCGGCGACTATCACGACAAGGCTACCGCCAGCTCCTTGCTCGATGTCTTTCAAGACTCAAAAGCTCCTGTACGCCTGACCGCCGCAGCGGCGTATCTTCGCAGCACAGGCGTCAGAGCGACAGCCCAGGCATCTGCTACGGAAACAAAGCAGTAG